GCCCAGCCGATGTCGTTGCCGGCCAGATCACCCATGCGGAACGGGCCCATGGCAAAGCCGAACTTCTCGACGGCCTTGTCCACCTGGGCCGGCGTGGCACCTTCGTCCAGCAGAAAGCCGGCCTGGCGGCTGTACTGCTCGATCATGCGGTTGCCGATGAAGCCGTCGCACACGCCCGAGACCACGGCCGTCTTCTTGATCTTCTTGGCCACGGCCATCACGGTGGCCAGCACGTCCTTGCCGGTGGCCTTGCCGCGCACCACCTCCAGCAGCTTCATCACATTGGCCGGGCTGAAGAAGTGCATGCCCACCACGTCTTGCGGGCGCTTGGTGAACGAGGCGATCTTGTCGACGTCCAGCGTGCTGGTGTTGCTGGCCAGAATGGCGCCGGGCTTGGCCACCTCGTCCAGCGTCTTGAACACCGTTTCCTTGACGCCGATCTCCTCGAACACCGCCTCGATGATCAGGTCGGCGTCCTTCAGGTCGGCGTAGCTCAGCGTGGTGCTCAGCAGGGCCATGCGCTGCTCGTACTTGTCTTGCTTGAGCTTGCCCTTCTTGACCTGGGCCTCGTAGTTCTTGCGGATGGTGGCCACGCCGCGGTCGAGTGCGTCCTGCTTCATCTCGAGCATGGTGACGGGCACGCCGGCATTCAGGAAGTTCATCGTGATGCCGCCGCCCATGGTGCCGGCGCCGATCACACCCACCTTGGCTATGGCGCGCTGCGGCGTGCCCTCGGGCACATCGGGGATCTTGCTGGCGGCACGCTCGCCGAAGAAGGCATGGCGCAGGGCCTTGGCCTCGGGCGTGATCATCAAGCCCTTGAAGATGCGCAGCTCTTCGGCCAGGCCGTCATCGAGGCTGCGCGCCTTGAGCGAATAGGCCACCGCGTCCACGCAGCCCAGCGGCGCCGGAAAGTTCTTGGCCATGCCGGCCACCATGTTGCGCACGAACTTCACGTACGCCTCGGGGTTGGGGTGCTTGACCTTCAGATCGCGCACGCTGGGCAGCGGGCGCACGTCAGCCACCTTCAGCGCAAAGGCGATGGCGCCGGCCAGCAGGTCGCCGTCGATCATCTGGTCGATCAGCTTCTGGCCCGGCAGCGAAGCCAGCACCTCGCTGGGCACCGGGTCGCCCTTGACGATCATGTTCATGGCCGTCTCGACGCCCAGCACGCGCGGCAGGCGCTGCGTGCCGCCGGCACCGGGGATCAGGCCGATCTTGACCTCGGGCAGCGCGATGGCGGCGCCGGGCGCAGCCACGCGGTAGTGGCAGCCGAGTGCCAGCTCCAGCCCGCCGCCCATGCACACGGTGTGGATGGCGGCCACGATGGGCTTGCCGCTGCCTTCGGCCAGCTTGATCAGCGACAGCAGGTTGGGCTCGGCGGTGGCGCGGGGCGAATCGAATTCGCGGATGTCGGCGCCGCCCGAGAAGGCCTTGCCGGCGCCGGTGAGCACGATGGCCTTGACGGCGGCATCCCCATTGGCGCGCTCGATGCCATCGGCGATGGCACGCCGCGTGTCGTAGCCCAGGCCGTTGACCGGCGGGTTGTTCAGCGTGATGACGGCCACACCGTCGCGGTTTTCGTAGCTGGCGCTCATGGCATTCCTCGCGGGTTCAGGAAATGGGTGCTTTTCAAAAAAGCACGATCGTTCGATTCTAGGCACGGCTTGCATAGCATCTGTCCCTGGCGAGACAACGGCAAGGGTTCTTTTTGGGTTCTGGGATAAACCCTGAATTTCATCGATTGCTATTGCCTGATATGAGCGTGCAACTTGGCGAATTGCTCGATGACTTCGCTTGCGTGCTTGGGTGCAAGGCCAAAGCCACCGGGTGACTGGCTGACTCCGTGTCCCCCGGGCCTACGGCCCTCCTCCTTTACCTGCGTCAGCCAGTCACCCGTCGTCTTCGGCCCGAGGCACCTGCCTGGGCGACGAAATACCCGCGTGCCTCGGTATGTGAGGGCCGAGGGGCGCATGGGCCTGCGGTGGCGTGAATCTGCGCCGCCGAGCAGCGCAGGTTGGGCGGCGGTGCGCCGCAGGCGCACATCGTGAACTGACTTGCGGCGCTTGTCCGACCACAGCGAGCGCCAGCGAGCGGAGGGAGTTGCGCCGCACAAGCCGCCCGGCCGAGCAGCGCAGGGAAGCCTGCCGCGCAGCGGCAGGCCAAGCAGTTGACGCCACCGCAGGCCCATGCGCCCCTCGGCCTGCTCGGTCCCCGCAAGCCAAAACCAGGCCGAAGCCAAGAAGACACCCACAAGACACCCAGAAGCCACCCAGAAGCCACCCAGAAGGGGCCCAGGAAACGCCAGGCAGAACGCTCAGACCTCCAGCCACTCCTTGCGGATGTCGGAATTGGCCTTCAACTGCACCGGCGTGCCCTCGAACACGATCTGGCCATGGCCCATCACCAGGCAGCGCTGCGACACCTCGAGCGCGATGGTGAGCTTTTGCTCCACCAGCAGCACGGCGATGCCGCGGCGCTTCAACTCGCGCAGGTACTCGGCCACCAGCTCCACGATCTTGGGTGCCAGGCCCTCGGTGGGCTCGTCGATCATGATCAGGTCGGGGTCGCCCATCAGCGTGCGGCACAGCGTGAGCATCTGCTGCTCGCCGCCCGAGAGCACGCCGGCCTCGGTGTGCTGGCGCTCCTTGAGCCGCGGAAACATGGTGTACATGTCGTCGAAGGACCAGCGCGGGTCCTTCTTGCCGCGCTTCTCGCCCAGCATCAGGTTCTGGTGCACCGTGAGCTTGGGAAAGATGTCGCGGTTTTCGGGCACATAGCCCAGGCCCAGGTGGGCGATCTCGAAGGCCGGCTTGCCCACCAGCGGCGTGCCGTTCCAGCTGACCGCGCCAGTGGCCTGCACCAGGCCCATGATGGCCTTGACCGTGGTGCTGCGGCCCGAACCGTTGCGGCCCAGCAGGGCCACGATCTCGCCGGGCTGCACATCGAAGGTGACGCCATGCAGCACATGGCTCTTGCCGTAATAGGCGTGGAGTTCTCGCAATGACAGCATGTGGGTCGTCTCGTCGTCAGTGGCCGGCGGCTTGCTGATCGGCCAGCACCGAGCCCAGATAGGCCTCCTGCACGCGGGCATTGGCGCGCACGGCGTCGGGCGTGTCGAAGGCGATCACCTCGCCATACACCAGCAC
This portion of the Aquabacterium sp. OR-4 genome encodes:
- a CDS encoding 3-hydroxyacyl-CoA dehydrogenase NAD-binding domain-containing protein, producing MSASYENRDGVAVITLNNPPVNGLGYDTRRAIADGIERANGDAAVKAIVLTGAGKAFSGGADIREFDSPRATAEPNLLSLIKLAEGSGKPIVAAIHTVCMGGGLELALGCHYRVAAPGAAIALPEVKIGLIPGAGGTQRLPRVLGVETAMNMIVKGDPVPSEVLASLPGQKLIDQMIDGDLLAGAIAFALKVADVRPLPSVRDLKVKHPNPEAYVKFVRNMVAGMAKNFPAPLGCVDAVAYSLKARSLDDGLAEELRIFKGLMITPEAKALRHAFFGERAASKIPDVPEGTPQRAIAKVGVIGAGTMGGGITMNFLNAGVPVTMLEMKQDALDRGVATIRKNYEAQVKKGKLKQDKYEQRMALLSTTLSYADLKDADLIIEAVFEEIGVKETVFKTLDEVAKPGAILASNTSTLDVDKIASFTKRPQDVVGMHFFSPANVMKLLEVVRGKATGKDVLATVMAVAKKIKKTAVVSGVCDGFIGNRMIEQYSRQAGFLLDEGATPAQVDKAVEKFGFAMGPFRMGDLAGNDIGWAIRKRRAVEQATMKYSRTADKLCELGRYGQKTGAGWYDYQAGKRDAIPSQLVEDMIAAHRSELGITPRRISDEEIVQRLVFALVNEAAHILEEGIANKASDIDMVYLTGYGFPLFRGGPLCYADSLGLFNVAQAMKRFAQNPNDDAAFWQPAPLLARKVAEGASFT
- a CDS encoding ABC transporter ATP-binding protein, which gives rise to MLSLRELHAYYGKSHVLHGVTFDVQPGEIVALLGRNGSGRSTTVKAIMGLVQATGAVSWNGTPLVGKPAFEIAHLGLGYVPENRDIFPKLTVHQNLMLGEKRGKKDPRWSFDDMYTMFPRLKERQHTEAGVLSGGEQQMLTLCRTLMGDPDLIMIDEPTEGLAPKIVELVAEYLRELKRRGIAVLLVEQKLTIALEVSQRCLVMGHGQIVFEGTPVQLKANSDIRKEWLEV